A part of Kitasatospora azatica KCTC 9699 genomic DNA contains:
- a CDS encoding GIY-YIG nuclease family protein, giving the protein MFSRPSLPGPHLQRRLAALQCGSPSRLKLLATFAGGRELEAALHRLLAPRRLEGEWFDLSDDDPVELVSGLVRQINTGTLPQQAVALVSRPFKLAICGCGHRAQNHGYRSITVGGSLMTCGTDVAYSADNADWPCRCVGYDGPGGETAVPQRTTTDLPPSRYSVAERLADGSWGPDRPSTKTLRGPDEFGSGGSAAQSACPGVSSTRRVGTCVRGAVGE; this is encoded by the coding sequence TTGTTTTCGCGGCCATCGCTACCGGGACCCCATCTGCAGCGCCGGCTCGCGGCGCTGCAGTGCGGTTCCCCCTCCAGGCTCAAGCTCCTGGCGACATTCGCTGGCGGTCGAGAGCTGGAGGCGGCGCTCCATCGACTGCTTGCGCCCCGCCGTCTGGAGGGGGAATGGTTCGACCTCTCTGACGATGACCCCGTTGAGCTGGTATCCGGTCTCGTAAGACAGATCAACACCGGGACGCTGCCGCAGCAGGCGGTCGCGCTCGTTTCCCGCCCGTTCAAACTCGCGATCTGCGGGTGTGGGCATCGGGCTCAGAACCACGGCTACCGCAGCATCACAGTCGGCGGCAGCTTGATGACCTGCGGCACCGATGTCGCCTACTCCGCCGACAACGCGGATTGGCCCTGCCGGTGTGTCGGCTACGACGGCCCCGGAGGCGAAACAGCGGTACCCCAGCGGACGACGACCGATCTACCGCCCTCTCGCTACTCCGTCGCAGAGCGCCTCGCCGACGGCAGCTGGGGACCAGACCGCCCCTCTACCAAGACCCTGCGGGGCCCTGATGAGTTCGGTAGCGGCGGTTCTGCCGCTCAGTCAGCCTGTCCCGGTGTCAGTTCGACACGGAGGGTGGGGACGTGCGTGCGCGGTGCTGTGGGGGAGTAG
- a CDS encoding recombinase family protein encodes MDLAYCRVSTTAQDLTRQIDAMRAAGIDEDHIYVDKRTGANMDRDGLTALLGFARPGDRINVLTLDRLGRNMRETLNLVHDLTEHDIFLRTLGDKLAVDTSDPGPGTDMAIALLAMFAQMERIYMLERAAGARAAKEARGLPTGRPAKLNATTRAGAAQRIKGGAIPEQVAADLGVSRSTLYRELRKHREGATADHVGREG; translated from the coding sequence ATGGATCTTGCGTACTGCCGTGTCAGCACCACCGCCCAGGACCTCACCCGGCAGATCGACGCCATGCGCGCCGCTGGCATCGACGAGGACCACATCTACGTCGACAAGCGCACCGGCGCGAACATGGATCGCGACGGTCTGACCGCCCTGCTCGGCTTTGCCCGGCCCGGTGACCGGATCAACGTGCTCACCCTGGACCGTCTGGGCCGCAACATGCGCGAGACCCTCAACCTCGTCCATGACCTCACCGAGCACGACATTTTCCTGCGCACCCTCGGCGACAAGCTCGCCGTGGACACCAGCGACCCCGGCCCTGGCACCGATATGGCCATCGCCCTACTGGCGATGTTCGCGCAGATGGAACGGATCTACATGCTGGAGCGCGCCGCCGGTGCCCGCGCCGCCAAGGAAGCCCGCGGCCTGCCCACCGGACGCCCCGCCAAGCTGAACGCCACCACGCGCGCCGGAGCCGCCCAGCGGATCAAGGGCGGCGCGATCCCCGAACAGGTCGCCGCCGACCTCGGGGTGAGCCGCTCCACGCTGTACCGAGAGCTGCGCAAGCACCGCGAGGGCGCCACCGCTGATCACGTCGGGCGGGAAGGCTGA
- a CDS encoding HAD family hydrolase, with protein MRRVIAPSPDSPSSQAVGVDFDETLMLVDRGWMDGQVYGEPIPGAIEALRLLAAHRAVFVYTARHRRFHEAVARWVTRHSGLATRVNDDPDRAYWTERGEILVTNLKLGAACYICDKAVHFDGDWTGTLPIVTRAIGLDRADGRVPA; from the coding sequence GTGCGCCGCGTCATCGCCCCCAGCCCCGACAGCCCGAGCAGCCAAGCCGTCGGCGTGGACTTCGACGAGACCCTCATGCTGGTCGACCGGGGGTGGATGGACGGCCAGGTGTACGGCGAGCCGATCCCCGGCGCCATCGAGGCCCTGCGCCTGCTCGCCGCCCACCGCGCCGTCTTCGTCTACACCGCCCGACACCGCCGATTCCACGAAGCCGTCGCCCGATGGGTCACCCGGCACAGTGGCCTGGCGACCCGGGTCAACGACGACCCCGACCGGGCCTACTGGACCGAGCGGGGCGAAATCCTGGTCACCAACCTCAAGCTCGGCGCGGCCTGCTACATCTGCGACAAGGCCGTGCACTTCGACGGCGACTGGACCGGCACTCTCCCCATCGTCACCCGAGCCATCGGTCTGGACCGTGCTGACGGCCGCGTTCCGGCCTGA
- a CDS encoding YncE family protein, translating into MLLSLALAGALLATSAATANAAPGTACAVDPVPGGEATITLPASPWGHPLVSADGTTAYLGVGQGDSGNSLEVIDTQAGQITAGVQVGSDMWSGPKAFSADGKLIYLVTAGTLNVFDTTTNTVRARIPYPDQPRPAGYRPGGTVGLAISPDGSTLYLDQDQPFADFQPPVGQGRILTFSVAQNAFTDITPLPAGVVQSILLRPNGKDAYITTPQGVLHLDVSGAHPAVVRTVTSAGFNGTVSLSPDGTRLYALAAGNHELVLDLTTDTQLADIDLKTPFAVEDTAMDPDGTRLYVSVDTQNPGPTIYAYDTATNTPVPDETVSPSDLEHALGVTVGPDGQTLYVAGYNSSDNAGSYLQIINI; encoded by the coding sequence TTGTTACTCTCGCTGGCGCTCGCCGGGGCGCTGCTGGCCACCAGCGCCGCAACCGCGAACGCCGCCCCGGGCACCGCTTGCGCCGTCGATCCCGTTCCGGGCGGCGAGGCCACCATCACGCTGCCGGCCAGCCCCTGGGGCCACCCGCTCGTCAGCGCGGACGGCACCACCGCCTACCTCGGGGTCGGACAGGGCGACTCCGGCAACAGCCTGGAAGTGATCGACACCCAGGCCGGACAGATCACCGCCGGGGTGCAGGTCGGCAGCGACATGTGGAGCGGCCCGAAGGCGTTCAGCGCCGACGGCAAGCTGATCTACCTGGTCACCGCAGGCACCCTGAACGTCTTCGACACCACCACGAACACCGTCCGTGCCCGCATCCCGTACCCGGACCAGCCCCGCCCCGCCGGCTACCGGCCGGGCGGGACCGTGGGCCTGGCCATCAGCCCGGACGGCTCGACGCTCTACCTGGACCAGGACCAGCCCTTCGCCGACTTCCAGCCGCCCGTCGGCCAGGGCCGCATCCTCACCTTCTCCGTCGCGCAGAACGCCTTCACCGACATCACGCCCCTGCCGGCCGGGGTGGTGCAGTCGATCCTGCTCCGGCCGAACGGCAAGGACGCGTACATCACGACCCCGCAGGGCGTGCTCCACCTCGACGTCTCGGGCGCCCACCCCGCGGTGGTGCGCACCGTCACGTCGGCGGGCTTCAACGGCACCGTGAGCCTGAGCCCGGACGGCACCCGGCTGTACGCGCTGGCCGCCGGCAACCACGAGCTCGTGCTCGACCTCACCACCGACACCCAGCTCGCGGACATCGACCTGAAGACCCCGTTCGCCGTCGAAGACACGGCCATGGACCCGGACGGCACCCGCCTGTACGTCTCGGTGGACACCCAGAACCCCGGACCGACGATCTACGCCTACGACACGGCGACCAACACGCCCGTCCCCGACGAGACCGTCTCCCCCTCCGACCTGGAGCACGCGCTGGGGGTGACAGTGGGCCCGGACGGCCAAACGCTCTACGTCGCCGGCTACAACTCCTCCGACAACGCGGGCTCCTACCTGCAGATCATCAACATCTGA
- a CDS encoding ParA family protein gives MAHVHVLLNQKGGVGKSTLTVNLAAVTAEVIGRKAGEKPPVLAVSVDPQGSTAWWSNRVGDELPFLFTQAHNDLGSLRKLRGIQSVKHIFVDTPGWLDLSDDDTTADPLGDGKAADILRAVLDNADSVILPIEPEALSFKPTVRTVKQIIEPRGLPYTVVINNWDPRDGEVDLKQTQEFVEKNGFPLAKTVVRHYKIHARAAAEGLVVTQYKPNRAAFEAREDFFRLALELNLSGGNR, from the coding sequence ATGGCACACGTGCATGTTCTGCTGAACCAGAAAGGCGGCGTCGGCAAGTCGACGCTGACCGTCAACCTCGCTGCGGTGACCGCCGAGGTGATAGGGCGTAAGGCAGGGGAGAAACCACCGGTCCTCGCGGTGTCCGTCGACCCGCAGGGATCGACGGCGTGGTGGTCGAACCGGGTCGGCGACGAGCTCCCGTTCCTGTTCACCCAGGCTCACAACGACCTCGGCTCGCTGCGCAAGCTGCGAGGCATCCAGTCGGTCAAGCACATCTTCGTCGACACTCCCGGCTGGCTGGACCTGTCCGACGACGACACCACCGCCGACCCGCTGGGTGACGGCAAGGCCGCTGACATCCTGCGGGCTGTGCTCGACAACGCCGACAGCGTGATCCTGCCGATCGAGCCGGAGGCGCTCAGCTTCAAGCCGACCGTACGGACGGTGAAGCAGATCATCGAGCCGCGAGGCCTGCCGTACACCGTCGTCATCAACAACTGGGACCCGCGCGACGGCGAGGTCGATCTGAAGCAGACCCAGGAGTTCGTGGAGAAGAACGGGTTCCCGCTCGCCAAGACGGTGGTGCGGCACTACAAGATCCATGCCCGTGCCGCCGCGGAGGGACTGGTTGTCACGCAGTACAAGCCGAACCGGGCCGCGTTCGAGGCCCGCGAGGACTTCTTCCGCCTGGCGCTCGAGCTGAACCTGAGCGGGGGCAACCGATGA
- a CDS encoding Tn3 family transposase, with the protein MRASAHEGAIRHRHLAAQTEQAWCLTLLTNAVVTWTTEYYGLAIAQMRAEGRAVDDELLAHISPAHSENVNFFGTINVEVDTELAKLDPAGYRPLRPRRRERP; encoded by the coding sequence GTGCGCGCCTCCGCGCACGAGGGTGCCATCCGGCATCGCCACCTGGCCGCGCAGACCGAACAGGCCTGGTGCCTGACCCTGCTGACCAACGCCGTGGTGACCTGGACGACCGAGTACTACGGGCTGGCCATCGCGCAGATGCGGGCCGAGGGCCGGGCCGTCGACGACGAACTGCTCGCCCACATCTCCCCGGCCCACAGCGAGAACGTGAACTTCTTCGGCACGATCAACGTCGAGGTCGACACCGAGCTCGCCAAGCTCGACCCGGCCGGCTACCGGCCGCTGCGGCCCCGACGCCGCGAGCGGCCCTAA
- a CDS encoding ParB/RepB/Spo0J family partition protein, whose protein sequence is MNLADMLDGEPLDEPTQATPRPPVISVSLIAPNPDNPRGAVDLDDDDFHELVLSVQEVGIISPLTVCTTEAFLRHNPAHAAALRASTYVVVAGHRRLAAAQEAWLKEVPAYVNDSAAEDPLVWAVAENLLRVGLNPIQEAQALRVLTDPPPAGRGMAQTKAARGIGKTQGFVSQRIALLNLDPALQAKIASGELGLKAARSYVSLPREQQMAAYEAQASGYYPVMDSARAQPSEKVVAAEPVAAASVQPDPETYYPVMESEPSPVPDAPAPAPTQAAAQRAAGATKVADAAGVPEPRTAQGTNAVRDVDWHDVPAFADAIRRVLTQDQIGELAEALINNLGG, encoded by the coding sequence GTGAACCTCGCCGACATGCTCGACGGCGAGCCGCTGGACGAACCCACCCAGGCCACGCCGCGCCCTCCAGTCATCAGTGTGTCCCTGATCGCGCCCAACCCGGACAACCCGCGTGGCGCCGTCGATCTGGACGACGACGATTTCCACGAGCTCGTCCTCAGCGTGCAGGAGGTGGGCATCATCAGCCCCCTCACCGTGTGCACGACCGAAGCCTTCCTTCGGCACAACCCCGCCCACGCCGCCGCCCTCCGCGCCAGCACCTACGTCGTCGTCGCCGGGCACCGCCGCCTGGCGGCCGCACAGGAGGCGTGGCTGAAGGAAGTGCCGGCCTATGTGAACGATTCCGCCGCGGAAGACCCGCTGGTGTGGGCTGTGGCGGAGAACCTCCTGCGAGTGGGGCTGAATCCCATTCAGGAGGCCCAGGCGCTGCGGGTGCTCACCGATCCGCCCCCCGCCGGACGGGGTATGGCTCAGACCAAGGCCGCTCGTGGAATCGGCAAGACCCAGGGCTTCGTCTCGCAGCGCATCGCCCTTCTGAACCTCGACCCGGCTCTTCAGGCGAAGATCGCCTCCGGCGAGCTCGGGCTCAAGGCCGCACGGTCCTACGTCTCACTCCCCCGTGAGCAGCAGATGGCCGCCTATGAGGCGCAGGCCTCCGGCTATTACCCGGTAATGGATTCAGCGCGGGCACAGCCCTCCGAGAAGGTCGTGGCAGCCGAACCTGTGGCCGCCGCTTCGGTGCAGCCTGACCCCGAGACCTATTACCCGGTAATGGAGAGCGAGCCTTCGCCGGTACCAGATGCCCCCGCGCCGGCGCCCACGCAGGCCGCGGCTCAGCGCGCAGCGGGCGCGACCAAGGTCGCTGACGCCGCGGGTGTACCGGAGCCCCGGACAGCTCAGGGCACCAATGCGGTACGGGATGTCGACTGGCACGACGTCCCGGCGTTCGCCGACGCCATCCGCCGCGTCCTGACCCAGGATCAGATAGGAGAACTCGCCGAAGCGCTCATCAACAACCTCGGCGGCTGA